In the genome of Taurinivorans muris, one region contains:
- a CDS encoding NUDIX hydrolase: MKKCPICKSDISKYDNPYPTADCIIYDEQKGIVLIERKNEPHGFALPGGFVETGESVEHAAVREMKEETGLDVELIGIVGVYSKPDRDPRFHTLTVTYVAKAKNPEQIMAGDDASNAHFRKLEDIPHLCFDHDTAVAHFKEYLQGKRPLLPVE; this comes from the coding sequence ATGAAAAAATGTCCGATTTGCAAAAGTGATATTTCAAAATACGACAATCCTTATCCAACCGCTGATTGTATTATTTACGACGAGCAAAAAGGCATAGTGCTTATCGAAAGGAAAAATGAACCCCACGGTTTCGCTTTGCCCGGCGGTTTTGTGGAAACCGGAGAAAGCGTGGAACATGCCGCTGTCCGTGAGATGAAAGAAGAAACAGGACTTGATGTTGAGCTTATCGGCATTGTCGGGGTATATTCCAAGCCTGACCGTGACCCGCGTTTTCATACGCTTACTGTTACGTATGTGGCTAAAGCTAAAAATCCGGAGCAAATCATGGCGGGTGACGATGCTTCCAACGCCCATTTCAGAAAGCTTGAGGATATTCCGCACCTTTGTTTTGACCATGATACGGCAGTCGCCCATTTCAAAGAATATTTGCAGGGAAAAAGACCGCTGCTGCCTGTGGAATAA
- a CDS encoding rubrerythrin family protein produces the protein MSKTQENLMAAFAGESQANRKYLAYAKQADKEGLTMVAKLFRAAAEAETIHAHTHLRNAGKISDTAANLQDAISGETYEFTKMYPEMIKDAEAEGNNAVAKYMGFVNAVEEVHAKLYQKAAANELSNKDFYICPVCGYTHEGPMTEACPVCKAPAANFYTVG, from the coding sequence ATGTCAAAAACACAAGAAAATTTAATGGCGGCTTTCGCCGGTGAATCCCAAGCTAACCGTAAATACCTTGCTTATGCGAAACAAGCGGATAAAGAAGGTCTTACCATGGTTGCCAAGCTTTTCCGCGCCGCTGCCGAAGCTGAAACCATTCATGCCCATACCCACCTTCGCAATGCCGGTAAAATCAGTGACACCGCAGCTAACCTTCAAGACGCGATCAGCGGTGAAACCTATGAATTTACAAAAATGTATCCTGAAATGATCAAAGACGCGGAAGCGGAAGGCAATAACGCTGTCGCTAAATACATGGGATTTGTCAACGCTGTTGAAGAAGTTCACGCAAAACTTTACCAAAAAGCTGCCGCCAACGAACTTTCAAACAAAGACTTCTACATTTGCCCCGTATGCGGCTACACCCATGAAGGCCCGATGACTGAAGCCTGCCCGGTATGTAAAGCTCCTGCCGCCAACTTCTACACAGTCGGTTAA
- a CDS encoding YigZ family protein, whose amino-acid sequence MASELYKIPNLKLSDDKSPFPLNSEYCFRIQEEIKKSVFITSIGHANSKESAKIFIDKICKEFADATHNCYAFAVGAPKDTACIGQSDNGEPHGTAGKPMLNILLHSDIGEIVAVVTRYFGGIKLGTGGLVKAYQGSVAHALEVLPCTDKIPYSQIQLSCGYEHINLLHYHLPLFDAKIIQEDFLEAIRYTVNLPSNNAEPFIQAFTNAAKGKIAIIDLQHLDNQ is encoded by the coding sequence ATGGCAAGCGAACTGTATAAAATCCCGAATCTGAAACTCTCTGATGACAAAAGCCCTTTTCCTCTTAATTCCGAATATTGTTTCAGAATACAGGAAGAAATAAAAAAAAGCGTCTTTATCACAAGCATAGGACATGCAAATTCAAAAGAAAGCGCAAAAATTTTTATCGATAAAATCTGCAAGGAATTTGCCGATGCAACCCATAATTGCTATGCTTTCGCCGTTGGCGCTCCAAAAGACACTGCCTGCATAGGGCAATCGGACAATGGCGAACCCCACGGAACAGCCGGAAAACCCATGCTGAATATTCTTCTCCATTCCGATATTGGTGAAATTGTCGCGGTGGTGACACGGTATTTCGGGGGAATAAAGCTTGGTACAGGCGGACTTGTGAAAGCCTATCAGGGTTCGGTCGCCCATGCCTTGGAAGTTTTGCCGTGCACGGACAAAATCCCTTATAGTCAAATACAGCTGAGCTGCGGATATGAGCATATCAATTTATTGCACTACCATTTGCCGTTATTTGATGCGAAAATCATTCAGGAAGATTTTTTGGAAGCGATACGGTATACCGTCAATCTTCCAAGCAATAACGCAGAACCTTTTATTCAGGCTTTTACCAATGCCGCAAAAGGAAAGATTGCAATAATTGACCTGCAACATCTTGATAATCAATAA